From one Gemmatimonadota bacterium genomic stretch:
- a CDS encoding flippase translates to MTAQPRSNLHEPGAKRLFRNSLYVTLGQGSVALLFATYILAARILGGDGFGDFSLGLSIATILLMLPAWGSNRYSSIMAARDPERTESILATHLGLTIPLALLYFPLVAGVAFLVSGETVVAWIAILLAVDLLAREFGNALRLLFRVHGEYPLETVTAFGERGSIVALTLAILFVSPDPVHLAAGFAGGRILGAIATAILFRRRVGRIRARFAVREILELFAAGTPIALRRGIGLVTFRVDMLFLGGMRPAREVGWYASIYTIMDGVLMLPQAVNGGFGPTLSANFAAGRTDVVSRLYQRGLKYLLIIGLLLASILGVLSRSIVGIVFGEEYLSAAPALTILSLSVVFLFLRSLATEILDNVDLRGAAVRIFAAGLILNVVLNAILIPPYGILGAAASTVATEALLMVGMLRALARSGFPGHLFRQLRSLLPAIVAPLMLMWWLDDLPFVALSAAVPAYAAGLFLFRAWDQKDMELFWALIARLRLRRRSG, encoded by the coding sequence TTGACCGCGCAGCCGCGTTCGAACTTGCACGAACCAGGGGCAAAGCGGCTCTTTCGTAATTCCCTCTACGTGACCCTCGGCCAGGGGAGTGTGGCGCTCCTCTTTGCCACCTACATCCTGGCGGCCCGAATCCTCGGAGGTGACGGGTTCGGAGACTTTTCCCTCGGGCTGAGCATCGCCACAATCCTCCTGATGCTCCCGGCCTGGGGATCGAACCGGTACTCGTCCATCATGGCGGCGCGGGACCCCGAGCGGACCGAGAGCATCCTCGCAACGCACCTCGGGCTCACCATCCCGCTGGCCCTCCTCTACTTTCCTCTCGTCGCGGGCGTGGCCTTCCTCGTTTCGGGAGAAACGGTCGTCGCCTGGATCGCGATCCTGCTGGCGGTGGATCTCCTCGCCCGAGAGTTCGGGAACGCGCTCCGCCTACTGTTCAGGGTGCATGGGGAGTACCCACTGGAGACGGTCACCGCCTTCGGGGAGCGGGGATCCATCGTGGCCCTGACTCTGGCGATCCTCTTCGTGTCTCCCGATCCGGTGCATCTCGCAGCCGGCTTCGCCGGGGGCCGGATCCTCGGCGCGATCGCGACGGCCATCCTCTTTCGGCGCCGCGTCGGACGGATTCGGGCACGGTTCGCCGTCCGCGAGATTCTGGAATTGTTCGCGGCGGGAACCCCGATCGCGCTTCGGCGCGGAATCGGGCTCGTCACCTTTCGCGTGGATATGCTCTTCCTCGGGGGGATGCGTCCCGCCCGGGAGGTGGGTTGGTACGCGTCGATTTACACCATCATGGACGGGGTCCTCATGCTTCCCCAAGCCGTAAATGGCGGCTTCGGACCAACCCTGTCCGCGAATTTTGCTGCCGGTAGAACAGACGTAGTATCAAGACTTTACCAGCGTGGATTAAAGTATCTTCTCATTATCGGGCTCCTCCTGGCCTCCATTCTCGGCGTCCTCTCGCGATCCATCGTGGGGATCGTCTTCGGGGAGGAATACCTTTCGGCGGCGCCGGCCCTCACCATCCTTTCCCTGTCGGTCGTCTTCCTCTTCCTGCGAAGTCTCGCGACGGAAATCCTCGACAACGTGGACCTTCGTGGGGCGGCGGTCCGCATCTTCGCGGCGGGGCTCATTCTGAACGTCGTGCTGAATGCGATCTTGATTCCGCCTTACGGAATCCTTGGGGCCGCCGCGTCCACGGTGGCGACCGAAGCCCTTCTCATGGTCGGCATGCTTCGCGCCCTGGCGCGCTCAGGATTTCCGGGACATCTCTTCCGGCAGCTCCGCTCGCTCCTTCCGGCGATTGTGGCGCCCCTGATGCTGATGTGGTGGCTCGATGATCTCCCCTTCGTCGCACTTTCGGCGGCCGTGCCGGCGTATGCGGCGGGACTCTTTCTTTTCCGCGCATGGGACCAAAAGGACATGGAGCTCTTTTGGGCGCTGATCGCGCGGCTGCGCCTACGCCGGCGCAGTGGGTAA
- a CDS encoding response regulator: protein MRVMDKPTNRSERAIDVLLVDDDPALRGALARGLKRKGFEVSAAATAADALRLVADPGVPIDVVIMDIVLPDSWGSQVAMEQSLYRPETPVIFISGHALEDAVLQASSGQGEIVFLAKPFTVDELAAAIRSIVSGEGKGSTD, encoded by the coding sequence ATGAGAGTCATGGACAAGCCGACGAACCGCTCCGAGCGGGCGATTGATGTGCTCCTCGTGGACGACGACCCCGCGCTCAGGGGTGCCCTCGCCCGAGGCCTCAAGCGCAAAGGTTTCGAGGTGAGCGCCGCCGCCACCGCGGCCGACGCCCTTCGCCTTGTGGCCGACCCTGGCGTGCCGATTGACGTCGTCATCATGGACATCGTCCTACCGGACTCGTGGGGATCGCAGGTGGCGATGGAGCAGAGCCTTTATCGACCGGAAACGCCTGTGATCTTCATCTCCGGGCATGCACTGGAGGACGCCGTGCTTCAGGCCAGTTCCGGCCAGGGCGAGATCGTCTTCCTCGCCAAGCCATTCACCGTCGATGAGCTCGCCGCCGCGATTCGTTCCATCGTCAGTGGGGAGGGGAAAGGGTCGACGGACTGA
- a CDS encoding carboxypeptidase-like regulatory domain-containing protein — translation MALFASAWLVLAFHPGGTRPIAAQSIVRGEIAGVVRDQFGSGVPSVGISVMPANSDAALFVESSRLGAFQISMLDAGAYDVLFEARGYIPSLVRGVTLRAGQLVGVNVTLTATATVPQAIDTVFAASVGPSRFGGGSGRWISQSELQAFPDPRQGLARIANLGIGMDEALGSEGLPGSLSVIVLDGLPFTPARHPLQAGAGNLPLFPRSGLAYVDLHRRTDVEWTGAAGGFVAAASRPASGVKTLEAFAGGSTDALWQSDAFSDLDKPGATSFWGEGSLHLPLDDSGTRLFIAVEGESTAMPRPSPLSEDFATRLVQARPPQEGVESTDLTAPWTGDLTALSALARVDWRTGSAADVAIRGSFSTVKETGSPFFGSDLAYGSTQAFDGTDLSLAASVLVEAHPLVTVEARAGLERSTREWSGPEGGTEASPIPATRFLESGVPMGAAPGLSGMVTRTSVVGTATGHYRDGPHWVKGGLNATFASHEFAHVYGSGGSYLFSDPESVATGEGALLQAGSPAPTTSFSVPEFGIFAQYRWEPAIGIHVTAGARYDRELLPTDDVPLNILLDSLTGINNRLLAETNGKISPRLSVSWDPAGNGRTVLEGTLGAQFGRVDPAALNEVMTLAGSVTHRRLVGSLGASWPSLPAGSGAAAGFRPTVAIFGPDLQAPRTARGTFGLSQRIGAGMVLHLTGTFRRTEFLLRRDDLNLASAPSGTLSDGRPTYGLLEQAGSVVAADPQSNRRFDNFGQVWALNPDGVSEYRGMTVAVEHAASAALDLFASYTFSKTEDNLVGAALGIPEAQLVPEVPSFSADAWEEGTSDFDVPHRIVAGMRVRFEFLEGTTLASTYRFRSGRPFTPGFAWGVDANGDGSAHNDPAFVPQNLGALSGENASCLSQDVGQVARRNGCRGPSIHAIDLQLSSGLFRVGGSVASLVVDLFNVLDAEMGSPESALLHVDPSGVVSRDPVSGVTAIPVTVNPDFGEVTRSFKPGRMIRVGFRVAMP, via the coding sequence ATGGCGCTTTTCGCGTCCGCCTGGCTCGTGCTGGCTTTCCATCCCGGAGGAACGCGGCCAATCGCGGCCCAGAGCATCGTGCGCGGAGAGATCGCGGGAGTCGTGCGCGACCAGTTCGGGAGCGGAGTCCCCTCGGTCGGGATCAGCGTCATGCCTGCGAACTCGGACGCCGCCCTCTTTGTCGAGTCCAGCCGTTTGGGGGCCTTCCAGATCTCGATGCTCGACGCGGGCGCCTACGACGTTCTCTTCGAGGCAAGGGGGTACATCCCCAGCCTCGTTCGCGGAGTCACATTGCGGGCCGGCCAACTGGTCGGGGTGAACGTGACGCTCACGGCAACCGCCACCGTACCTCAGGCGATCGACACCGTCTTTGCCGCCAGCGTCGGCCCTTCACGATTCGGCGGGGGGTCGGGACGATGGATCTCTCAGAGCGAGCTCCAGGCGTTTCCCGATCCGCGTCAGGGGCTCGCGCGCATCGCGAACCTCGGGATCGGGATGGATGAGGCGTTGGGGTCCGAGGGACTTCCCGGAAGCCTTTCGGTGATCGTCCTCGACGGCCTTCCGTTCACTCCCGCGCGCCACCCGCTTCAGGCCGGCGCCGGTAACCTCCCGCTCTTCCCTAGGTCGGGGCTCGCTTACGTAGATCTCCATCGGCGCACCGATGTCGAGTGGACGGGCGCGGCCGGTGGCTTCGTGGCGGCGGCGTCCCGTCCCGCATCGGGGGTGAAGACCCTGGAGGCGTTCGCGGGAGGATCGACTGACGCTCTTTGGCAGTCGGACGCCTTTTCGGATTTGGATAAGCCGGGTGCGACGTCGTTTTGGGGCGAAGGAAGTCTCCATCTCCCACTCGACGATTCGGGTACCCGCCTCTTCATCGCCGTCGAGGGTGAGAGCACTGCGATGCCGAGGCCCTCTCCCCTCTCGGAGGATTTCGCGACGAGGCTCGTGCAGGCACGCCCGCCCCAGGAGGGGGTCGAGTCGACCGACCTCACGGCGCCGTGGACCGGGGACTTAACTGCCCTGAGTGCCTTGGCGCGGGTGGACTGGAGGACGGGGAGCGCCGCCGATGTCGCGATCCGTGGCTCCTTCTCCACCGTGAAAGAAACGGGTAGCCCCTTTTTTGGGTCCGACCTCGCGTACGGATCCACCCAGGCCTTCGACGGAACCGACCTCTCCCTTGCAGCCTCCGTCCTCGTGGAAGCACACCCGCTCGTCACGGTCGAGGCGCGGGCCGGGCTCGAGAGGAGCACCCGCGAGTGGAGTGGTCCCGAAGGCGGAACAGAGGCATCGCCGATTCCGGCCACCCGATTCCTTGAGAGTGGGGTGCCCATGGGCGCTGCGCCCGGACTTTCCGGGATGGTGACGCGCACCTCGGTGGTCGGAACGGCGACCGGCCACTACCGCGACGGGCCGCATTGGGTCAAGGGCGGACTCAACGCCACCTTCGCGTCGCACGAATTCGCCCACGTGTACGGATCGGGCGGGTCCTACCTATTCTCGGATCCGGAGTCAGTCGCCACGGGCGAAGGCGCGCTCCTGCAGGCGGGGAGCCCAGCCCCTACGACGTCGTTTTCCGTACCCGAATTCGGGATATTCGCACAGTACCGTTGGGAGCCGGCGATCGGAATCCACGTCACGGCCGGAGCGCGTTATGACCGCGAGCTTCTTCCCACGGACGACGTTCCGCTGAACATCCTGTTGGATTCTCTCACCGGCATCAACAACCGTCTCTTGGCGGAAACGAATGGAAAGATCAGTCCTCGACTCAGCGTGTCGTGGGATCCCGCAGGGAACGGAAGGACGGTTCTGGAGGGCACATTGGGGGCGCAGTTCGGCCGGGTCGATCCGGCCGCGTTGAATGAGGTGATGACGCTCGCGGGCTCGGTTACCCATCGTAGGCTCGTCGGCTCGCTGGGCGCGAGTTGGCCGTCGCTCCCCGCCGGATCCGGCGCGGCCGCTGGCTTCCGGCCGACAGTCGCCATCTTTGGTCCCGATCTCCAGGCGCCGCGGACCGCACGAGGAACCTTCGGGCTCTCTCAACGCATCGGCGCCGGGATGGTGCTTCATCTGACCGGAACCTTCCGACGGACCGAATTCCTCCTCCGCCGCGATGACCTGAATCTAGCGTCCGCGCCCTCGGGGACCCTTTCCGACGGACGGCCGACATACGGGTTGCTCGAGCAAGCCGGTTCAGTCGTTGCCGCCGACCCTCAGTCCAATCGCCGATTCGACAACTTCGGTCAGGTGTGGGCACTCAATCCCGATGGCGTCTCCGAGTACCGCGGGATGACCGTGGCAGTCGAACATGCCGCGAGCGCAGCGCTCGACCTTTTTGCCAGCTATACTTTTTCGAAGACGGAGGACAATCTCGTTGGTGCCGCCCTCGGAATACCCGAGGCCCAACTCGTGCCCGAGGTGCCTTCTTTTTCGGCCGACGCGTGGGAAGAGGGGACCTCCGACTTCGACGTGCCGCATCGCATCGTGGCCGGAATGAGAGTCCGATTCGAATTCCTCGAAGGCACCACCCTGGCGAGTACTTACCGCTTCCGATCGGGCCGGCCCTTTACGCCCGGATTCGCTTGGGGTGTGGATGCGAATGGCGACGGCTCCGCTCACAACGATCCCGCCTTCGTCCCCCAGAACCTGGGTGCGCTGTCCGGCGAAAATGCCTCCTGCCTCAGTCAGGACGTGGGCCAGGTTGCACGGCGGAACGGGTGCCGCGGCCCCTCGATTCACGCGATAGACCTCCAGCTCTCTTCAGGCCTCTTCCGGGTCGGAGGCTCCGTCGCATCTCTCGTCGTGGATCTCTTCAACGTCCTCGATGCGGAGATGGGCTCGCCGGAAAGCGCACTTCTTCACGTGGACCCTTCCGGAGTCGTGTCGCGAGATCCGGTCAGCGGAGTAACGGCGATCCCCGTGACGGTGAACCCCGACTTCGGAGAAGTCACGCGGTCCTTCAAGCCGGGACGGATGATCCGTGTCGGATTCAGGGTGGCGATGCCATGA
- a CDS encoding cupin, with protein sequence MKVPVKHVEKPWGRETIWAECGSYAGKTLFVKAGESLSLQYHREKEETLHLISGRVRFWIGTSAGAMRDLDLIPGESVHLVPGTLHRIEALADSVLLEVSTPHLHDVVRLEDRYGRIPSGET encoded by the coding sequence ATGAAAGTCCCCGTCAAGCATGTCGAGAAGCCGTGGGGACGCGAGACGATCTGGGCGGAATGTGGGTCTTACGCCGGGAAGACCCTCTTCGTGAAGGCCGGGGAGTCGCTCTCGCTTCAATACCACCGTGAGAAGGAGGAAACGCTCCACCTCATCTCTGGACGGGTCAGATTCTGGATCGGGACATCGGCAGGCGCGATGAGAGACCTGGATCTCATCCCCGGGGAGAGCGTCCATCTCGTTCCGGGGACCTTGCACCGGATCGAAGCGCTGGCGGATTCGGTCCTTCTGGAGGTGTCCACTCCTCACCTACACGATGTCGTTCGCCTCGAAGACCGGTACGGCCGGATCCCTTCGGGCGAGACATGA
- a CDS encoding glycosyltransferase family 4 protein yields the protein MRSPEANLPANTVRGHDPPNAEPSSGDRVLIVVPQPFYSDRGSPIAIREVVRGHLDLGHHVDVVTFPVGEDFPGERLRFFRAANPLRIRQVPVGFSIRKVLLDLTLVLEMRRRLRSQAYQLVHALEETAFPAVFLARRARIPVLYDMHSRLTDGLVRLPGMKRGPLRRAARRCEEWLFRNADVVVTSKGLADQVRAVCPEARLFEWHFSGTLGDGSKSGQVSLRESLKIPAEAPVVLYSGTFSEYQGIDLFLEAAALLRESAPNAVFVLVGCEAGQAGGALAIARGLGVEDQIRIVDRQPRSRMHAYFTMADILVSPRISGDNVPLKIFDYLAADRPIVATDIPTHRTVLDESMALLAPPTAPDLSEAIAHVLQDPNVGERLRKGAREYAAKHLGWALFVDSLSRIHQAAVNGR from the coding sequence ATGCGATCACCGGAAGCGAACCTTCCGGCGAACACGGTCCGGGGCCACGATCCGCCGAACGCGGAGCCGTCCTCGGGGGATCGAGTGCTTATCGTGGTGCCCCAGCCCTTTTACTCCGACCGGGGCAGTCCCATCGCCATCCGGGAGGTCGTTCGCGGGCACCTCGACCTCGGGCACCACGTGGATGTGGTGACGTTCCCCGTGGGAGAAGATTTTCCGGGCGAGCGGCTTCGATTTTTCAGGGCGGCGAATCCTCTCCGCATTCGGCAAGTTCCGGTAGGCTTCTCAATCCGTAAGGTCCTACTCGACCTGACTTTGGTCCTCGAGATGCGTCGGCGGCTACGCTCGCAGGCGTACCAACTCGTGCATGCCCTCGAGGAAACCGCGTTCCCCGCAGTCTTCCTGGCCAGGCGCGCCAGGATTCCAGTCCTGTACGACATGCATTCCCGCCTGACCGACGGGCTCGTCCGACTTCCCGGCATGAAGCGGGGGCCTCTGCGACGGGCCGCTCGCCGGTGCGAGGAGTGGCTGTTCCGGAATGCCGACGTCGTCGTCACCAGCAAAGGCCTCGCGGATCAGGTCCGCGCGGTGTGTCCCGAGGCGCGGCTCTTCGAGTGGCACTTTTCGGGGACCCTCGGTGACGGCTCGAAATCGGGCCAGGTCTCCCTGCGGGAATCCTTGAAAATCCCGGCCGAAGCCCCCGTCGTCCTCTACTCGGGAACCTTCTCCGAGTACCAGGGAATCGACCTCTTCCTCGAAGCCGCCGCGCTGCTTCGGGAAAGTGCGCCGAATGCCGTGTTCGTCCTCGTGGGTTGTGAGGCCGGTCAAGCCGGGGGCGCCTTAGCGATCGCCCGAGGTTTGGGGGTCGAGGACCAGATCCGAATCGTGGATCGCCAGCCGCGTTCCCGGATGCACGCGTACTTCACCATGGCCGACATTCTCGTGTCCCCCCGAATCTCTGGGGACAACGTGCCCCTCAAGATTTTCGACTATCTCGCCGCCGATCGCCCGATCGTCGCCACCGACATTCCGACTCATCGAACGGTTCTGGACGAGAGTATGGCCCTGCTCGCTCCCCCGACGGCCCCGGATCTGAGCGAGGCAATCGCGCATGTTCTCCAGGACCCGAACGTCGGTGAGCGCCTGCGGAAAGGCGCCCGCGAATACGCCGCCAAACACCTCGGGTGGGCCCTCTTCGTGGACTCATTGAGCCGCATTCACCAGGCCGCGGTGAATGGCCGGTAG
- a CDS encoding alkaline phosphatase family protein, translated as MTKRAPVVALGFDAMEGPLVESLVAQGRMPNLSALRARGTRAEVRSRPKGFLSMVWPTFITGQTLGAHGWYFNKPWSRKDQRLRFVDPSWIPIEPFWNDVEKGFRMALLDVPFSTSTPTDLNGVFLGGWQAHDDFGTISHPPGLHAELRRKFGAPAMGPEIFGPQNRRTLERQRKEGLESLHQFARIVRDFLSRERWDLLVAVFGGSHRAAHYLWSLDEADLSGTDEATRARLAGARDEIYEAADRALGEVLAAVPPDGRILVFALHGMERNPGWPEHFPAMVRHLHARGRGAAPRVGLVYRIKKALPWNWVRQVTMRLPSSIKHSLVPLWSRKMLDWSATKFFALPVDLNGYLRVNLRGRDAAGIVDPGKEYEALIEQLSKEFLSFRDMRDGGAIVSTVERVDDLVGKDAPRRSELPDLVVRWTDRVAHGCPGLKSCYGTLALDPLAPLPSGRSGNHTPGGWLVAAGPGIAPDRTLSTVDSADLPATLLAWMGANIPDRFEGRPIPELAGYAEETLSQPAARGESSS; from the coding sequence ATGACGAAGCGCGCACCAGTCGTCGCACTTGGATTCGATGCGATGGAAGGACCTCTGGTCGAGTCGCTGGTCGCGCAGGGTCGGATGCCAAATCTCTCGGCGCTTCGGGCTCGGGGCACCCGGGCGGAGGTGCGGAGCCGCCCCAAGGGATTTCTCAGCATGGTGTGGCCGACCTTCATCACGGGCCAGACTCTTGGCGCGCATGGCTGGTATTTCAACAAGCCCTGGAGCCGGAAGGACCAGCGGCTCCGGTTCGTGGACCCGTCGTGGATACCGATCGAGCCATTTTGGAACGACGTGGAAAAGGGGTTCCGCATGGCACTCCTGGACGTCCCTTTTTCGACGTCCACCCCTACGGATCTCAACGGTGTGTTCCTCGGGGGTTGGCAGGCTCACGATGACTTCGGAACGATTTCGCATCCGCCAGGTCTCCATGCCGAGCTTCGGCGCAAGTTCGGCGCGCCCGCCATGGGCCCCGAGATCTTCGGTCCGCAGAATCGACGCACACTCGAGCGCCAGCGAAAGGAAGGCCTCGAATCGCTCCATCAGTTCGCGCGAATCGTCCGCGACTTTCTCAGCCGTGAACGATGGGACCTCCTCGTCGCGGTGTTCGGAGGATCACATCGTGCGGCGCACTACCTGTGGAGCCTCGACGAGGCCGACCTGAGCGGGACCGACGAGGCAACGCGCGCGCGACTCGCCGGCGCCCGTGATGAGATCTACGAGGCGGCCGACCGCGCGCTGGGGGAGGTTCTGGCTGCGGTGCCGCCGGATGGTCGCATCCTCGTTTTTGCGCTCCACGGCATGGAGCGAAACCCTGGCTGGCCGGAACACTTTCCGGCAATGGTCAGGCATCTTCACGCGCGGGGCCGGGGCGCCGCCCCCCGAGTGGGTCTCGTCTATCGGATAAAAAAGGCGCTTCCCTGGAATTGGGTCCGTCAAGTGACCATGCGTCTTCCCAGCTCCATCAAACACTCCCTGGTTCCTCTTTGGTCCCGGAAGATGCTGGATTGGTCCGCCACCAAATTCTTCGCTCTGCCCGTTGACCTCAACGGATACCTCCGCGTAAACCTTCGGGGACGCGACGCCGCCGGAATCGTCGATCCAGGAAAGGAATACGAGGCGCTCATCGAACAGCTCTCGAAAGAATTCCTGAGCTTTCGCGACATGCGGGACGGGGGCGCGATCGTCTCCACGGTGGAACGGGTGGACGACCTCGTGGGGAAGGACGCGCCCCGGCGGAGCGAGCTCCCTGATCTCGTGGTCCGATGGACGGACCGGGTGGCACACGGTTGCCCAGGGCTCAAATCGTGTTACGGAACCCTTGCGTTGGATCCGCTCGCCCCCCTCCCTTCCGGCCGCTCCGGGAACCACACACCGGGGGGTTGGCTCGTCGCGGCCGGGCCAGGGATCGCGCCCGACCGCACTCTCTCGACGGTCGACTCCGCCGATCTTCCCGCGACGCTCCTCGCATGGATGGGCGCCAACATTCCCGACCGCTTTGAAGGCCGGCCGATCCCGGAGCTCGCGGGATATGCGGAAGAGACGCTGTCTCAGCCGGCGGCACGGGGGGAGAGTTCTTCGTAG
- a CDS encoding GDP-mannose 4,6-dehydratase, producing the protein MSVLVTGAAGFIGSHLVDRLLERGEAVVGLDSFDSFYPRRIKEANLAHAREFSRFTLVEGDIRDRSLVAKLPDTINSVAHLAARAGVRPSIRDPTLCADVNLVGTSILLDFAVARGIRPFVFASSSSVYGNNPKTPFSETDSVDHPVSPYAATKRGGELLCHAASHLHGLTCLALRFFTVYGPRQRPDLAIRKFSGLLLANGEVPRFGDGSTARDYTFIDDILEGVLAGLEWTRRSDPGFEVVNLGEARPIRLAEMIRVLGEAFGRSPRVRELPMEPGDVERTFADLERARALLDYRPSTDFPEGIRKFAEWYLAEGAHQDEVLGTA; encoded by the coding sequence ATGTCCGTCCTGGTCACCGGTGCCGCGGGCTTCATCGGTTCCCACCTCGTAGACCGCCTCCTCGAGCGCGGGGAAGCGGTGGTGGGGCTCGACAGCTTCGACTCCTTTTATCCGCGTCGCATTAAAGAGGCAAACCTCGCACACGCGCGCGAGTTCTCCCGATTTACCCTCGTCGAGGGAGATATCCGCGACCGAAGCCTGGTGGCGAAGCTACCGGACACGATCAACTCCGTCGCGCATCTCGCAGCGCGCGCCGGGGTCCGTCCCTCCATCCGGGATCCCACGCTTTGCGCGGACGTGAATCTCGTCGGAACATCCATCCTCTTGGACTTTGCGGTCGCGCGTGGAATCCGCCCCTTCGTCTTTGCGTCGTCGTCTTCGGTCTACGGCAACAATCCCAAGACTCCATTTTCGGAGACCGATTCGGTGGATCACCCGGTTTCGCCCTACGCCGCGACGAAACGAGGCGGCGAGCTCCTCTGCCACGCCGCGTCCCACCTGCACGGACTGACCTGTCTGGCGCTGCGCTTCTTCACGGTCTACGGGCCGCGTCAGAGGCCGGACCTAGCCATTCGAAAATTCAGCGGACTTCTTCTCGCCAACGGCGAAGTCCCCCGATTCGGAGACGGGAGTACGGCGCGGGACTATACTTTCATCGACGACATTCTCGAGGGCGTTCTCGCCGGGCTCGAATGGACGCGCCGATCCGATCCTGGATTCGAGGTCGTGAATCTCGGCGAAGCTCGGCCCATTCGTCTCGCCGAGATGATCCGCGTCCTCGGCGAGGCCTTCGGACGGAGCCCGCGCGTGCGTGAGCTTCCCATGGAGCCGGGGGACGTCGAAAGGACCTTTGCGGATCTCGAAAGGGCGAGGGCTCTGCTGGACTACCGGCCCTCGACCGACTTCCCTGAAGGAATCCGAAAATTCGCGGAATGGTACTTAGCGGAGGGAGCCCACCAGGACGAAGTGTTGGGAACCGCCTGA
- a CDS encoding VanZ family protein: protein MAGRAASRWAGPGAVLWTALILLLCLVPTGQTVPVGISLCLLCADRASADFIRNAMLYLPLGIAVRRSTGSLGLTITLGVLLSLGIEVTQFWIPGRFPALSDLLANGFGTAAGGFLAGALASPPEALQRNVAFLGIGALGLLAFTAPGFLFVPTVPDGELFGNWTPRIRGAEAYAGSLLSAELDGVPLPARRAEDSARVRALLEAGRPLALQFEYLPPHSPAPLFRIPTARRLEALRVSVDGEDLLVAEYLVADRLRLDRPTVRFSGAFTGLLSGDTIKLVVDRSGSGTPRASVEGGEPVVGGFPAARGWGLILSPGRLPRSVEAAGDLLWVAFILLAVSWAAPSPWRALAASGGLLATLALLPLFTPLLATPAAHYLAAGVGLASGRGLRALPATRWWGDATGPREATSRDHMVDRRSGRLV, encoded by the coding sequence ATGGCCGGTAGGGCGGCCTCTCGTTGGGCCGGCCCAGGCGCAGTCCTCTGGACCGCCCTCATCTTACTTCTCTGCTTGGTTCCTACGGGCCAGACTGTCCCGGTGGGAATCTCTCTCTGCCTCCTCTGCGCGGACCGGGCGTCGGCCGATTTCATCCGGAACGCGATGTTGTACCTCCCGCTCGGCATTGCCGTGCGGCGAAGCACAGGATCCCTCGGACTCACGATCACCCTCGGAGTCTTGCTCTCACTTGGCATCGAGGTGACCCAGTTCTGGATTCCGGGGCGTTTTCCCGCACTCTCCGACCTTCTGGCGAACGGCTTCGGGACCGCTGCGGGAGGGTTCCTCGCCGGGGCCCTCGCCTCACCGCCCGAGGCTCTCCAACGGAATGTCGCCTTCTTGGGGATTGGTGCGCTCGGCTTGCTGGCCTTCACGGCGCCCGGGTTCCTGTTCGTTCCCACCGTTCCGGACGGCGAGCTCTTCGGCAACTGGACTCCCAGGATCCGGGGCGCCGAGGCCTACGCGGGGAGCCTTCTCTCGGCAGAGCTGGATGGTGTTCCCCTCCCTGCGAGACGGGCGGAAGACTCTGCGAGGGTTCGAGCCCTTCTGGAGGCGGGAAGGCCGCTCGCCCTCCAATTCGAATACCTTCCGCCGCACTCCCCGGCCCCTCTCTTTCGGATTCCCACGGCGCGCCGCCTGGAAGCGCTGAGGGTATCGGTGGACGGCGAAGACCTCCTAGTCGCCGAGTACCTCGTCGCCGATCGGCTGCGCCTGGATCGGCCCACTGTCCGATTTTCCGGAGCATTCACCGGTCTCCTTTCTGGCGATACGATCAAGCTCGTGGTCGATCGGAGCGGGAGCGGAACCCCGCGAGCCTCGGTCGAGGGCGGGGAGCCCGTCGTAGGCGGTTTTCCGGCCGCGCGGGGATGGGGACTGATCCTATCGCCAGGGCGACTGCCCCGCTCGGTCGAGGCGGCAGGCGACCTTCTGTGGGTCGCCTTCATCCTGCTCGCCGTGTCTTGGGCCGCGCCGTCCCCCTGGCGTGCCCTGGCGGCGAGCGGCGGGCTCTTGGCCACCCTCGCACTCCTGCCCCTCTTCACACCCTTGCTGGCCACGCCCGCCGCCCACTACCTGGCGGCCGGAGTGGGACTCGCCTCAGGGCGCGGTCTCCGTGCCCTGCCTGCAACGAGGTGGTGGGGCGACGCAACGGGTCCCCGGGAGGCCACGAGCCGCGATCATATGGTTGATCGCCGGTCCGGCCGCCTGGTATGA